The window TTTGTTTATACTTCCCGGCTTCCTCCTTTCCCCTGTCTTTCATAATTACTGAAGTCAATCAAGGTCATTGCTTTGCAATAAACACAAATGATACATAGAATATTGTTAGGTTAGCGTTGGGCCGTACTACTTCAAATCATGCTCCTGATGACAGCTCATAAGAGCCATTCAATGGGCTGATAACATCCAAAGTATGAGGCTctcttgtgtttatgtttttgatgTTGCAAATTGTTTTAGGACAGCAGGCAAGGAGAATAAATGCtgcctcttgtgtgtgtgtacaagagGGACCGTTTGTATGAGAGTTGGCATGCTGTCCAGAGTCTGGACTCCCCGCTGAAGGAATTTGTCACTGAGCTGACAGTTTATCATCTCTGGCAGAaaactgctggagctgctgctgtttttttactgTTCCTGCGATGACGCTGATATCTCTAAATTCACACTGTCAAGATAACATTTTAGGAAAGCAGTGCCAGAGACTTAATGTTCCCAAATATGATTTAGATGTAAAGGTCAAGCTTGTAGCTACTAATTAAAGCTCAGAAACAGTAAGGAAGCATTCAGCATGTGTTCCCTCTAAGCTGGTGAATTTATCGGATTCATAATATATCGTTCCTTCGTCATGACTCACTGCCTCGCCTGCAGAAAGTAGGTTTTTAGGTTTTGGTGACAAATGATATAAGAGATACAGACTTTGCAATATCTTTGCATTTTGTGAATTATTCCCTTAATTTTATTTGCCGTCCTCGAGGTGTGTGGTTCCTAACACCAAGCAGTTGTTACTCATCACTCATTGTGCCTGTTATAGTGGGTGATTCACACAGTGCATCACCACAGTGTCGCTGTGTTAATACCTGAGCAGGCAAGCGTGAGCAGGACGAAATCATTTCACACTCAGTTCACCTAATTTAATCTCAGCAACATTCATCTCTCAGCCCCGGCCCCTCGTATGCAGTTTAAATTGTGAAATATCTAATCATGTCTCTCAGTATCTTTGGGAATTAAACTGAACTCAAGTGATTCATAACCATTTGAAAtggctcctctcctcctctcataATACAGAATATTATTTATAGAATGAGTTAGGTAAGTCGCTaataaatgagtgaatgaatgatgtTCCAGTGTATTAGTTCTGCTCAGAGCTTTACTGACACTGCCGGGCACTGTATCTGGCTGAGGAGACCCTCTTTTCATATAGACATCCAGAAAGTGGCAAAAATCCTACCGCAGTCTTTCTCAGCTGGTAAATATTTAATGCAGTGATTCTGCAGCTCTCCCTGCACTCCCATTGGGATTACTGCAAATATAAGCAGACTGTAGCTCATTTCAAATCTGACAGTTTATTTGCACAGGCTACCAACATTGTTTCTGACTCCAGGCTTCTGtatgacaaacagaaaactgaaCTCTACTCCTCCTATGTtgaggggaagagggaaggcagtGTTTCCAGACATGATATTGGATTGAATAATTTATTCTAAAGGTAATATTCAGAGCTTTGACTGGAACAATCTCTCAGTTTCAGGCCTTCTCTGCAGGAGGAGCTTTTCAGTGTAATTCATATATTTAATTgtcatttctcctctgctctgaatCAAGACTTTCCAGTCTTTCAAGATTTATATTTCTCACTTTATGGAGTTAAAAGCTCAGGTTTAGACTTACTTAAAtctaattttactttttaagaatttctgtttttctgctcaACTTTTTAGACATAACATAATTATGTCATATGAGAATCTGTGCTATTATGTTACCCACACTAACCACCATATCATGAATGATTTTAGGCTTTAGCAAATGAAGAGATGTTGACAATAAGCTAATCTGTCTACAAGACATCATATATTTATTCTGCTTTCCTACCCTAACACCTTTACAGGCTTATAATGTTTTCTACTAAACAACAGTTTACTGTAAACATGCAGAGGAACAAACAACAGAACCATTAGATTTAGAGGGCCGATTCTTGAGAGCCTTACAAGCTAAAGAAAATTCTGCTAAACACTTGTAACTGAGCCTTGCTTTGAAGATGAAAAGACTGTTGGGTGAGCAGAATTTACAGATTTGAAACATACATATTTAGTGATTGTAATTTTTAATTCTCATCAGTTTTACAGTATGCTTCATGGAGCAATGCACTAAAATCTGCTGTTTTATGCACTGTAGTTTGTAAACTTTGAGGACTTATCAGTCTCATGTATTTCCCACATCTGTTAAAGGTGTGATTGATATCATTAGCCACTAGATGTCGCactccccctccccccttcTATTGCATTTACGTCACCGGTACATCAGCCTCGGCCTCCGCTAGgagactgctgctgcaggagtgtgagctccacgCCAGGGACAGTCTCCACCCGCACACACAATGACAGAAGTAATTGTTAGCATAACGTGGCTAAGGTTACCTAACAGTTATTAGCGGGTTTAAACTGTTGAGTCAAACCTTTTTCTATATAAAAGtcacataaaaatgtttaataaaatcaataaaactgcaaaaaaatattaagtgttGCTAAGTTTGCAATACTGATTAAAAGATTACACATTTGAATTTCTGTTAAACATGACAAGGACGTTACTTCTCATTAACTTGTATAGCATCTTCTTACATTCACTCACTAAGGCCAGATGTCTCATACTGTCACATTTGtttcaaaaacaacataattATGATATCTCACTTGAGAAGAAACAATGAGTCGTGATAATTCTCTCCACACTGCAGCTGACTGAAAGGGAAGACTACCTGCCAGAGTCATGAGATCACAGGTTTCCACAGTCGAGCCTGTCCTCATGTGCCAAGTTTGCTCGGAGCCCAGTTCACAGGGAGCTGCATATTGTCTGAGCTTAGCATCTGTGTGCTGCATGGACATCATTGCGGATAATAAAATTATGCATGATGTTGGCCTCTACACTGTCTGACAACTGCCTCAGTGTTGACAAGCTGATATTAACAATCACCAGGGGAAGGCTTCTTTGTTTTGCTactgatgtttgtttatttggacTGCTTTGTGAAGGAAATATCTTGGGATGCATAGCTCTTGTTTGCTGACAGTTCAAACCTGTATTACTAAGAAGCCTGCTACTGTCTATCTGTCTCACAAGAGGTGGCTCCTCGACTGtttcaaaacataaattgtTAACTTGTAAGTGAAAACAGCATACGGTTTAATGGTATGACTTTAACTATGTTCCTTTTCAGTGGAGTGATGACAGCTAAACCTATCCTGTAGTGTACAGAATACAGTGGTTGATCCACACAGTAAAAGGGGGCAACATTTAATCCTGTAGTGTTACTGTGTTCTCACTTCCTCCAGCAacagtttatttctttttccatACAATAAAAAGTAGCACCATGCCATTTTCACGTGTTACAGCTGCAAAGACATTTAGTGGAACAAAACGGAAACTGATTTATAAAAGGAGGCATTGTTTCAATCTGTGGCATTAAGGCTCATTTTACTCCCTTTAGGTACGAAAATAGATCGTTCATTTCAAATGCCTCAAccatcactgcccacatacttccatgcgtttCTTTATGTTGGCAGAGATacatccactagatggcactagagggcagagtgaaaagtttctgacaacaacaaacaaggcgacggtggaggaggttgtaatattgtaccttttaaTGGAGGCAGAGGTGTTGACagtggtctgtgaggccattaaatatacactgtgatattcatggacaggatctctaGGCGCAGGCGGGGGGAGGAAGTGGTCTGGTTTGGGAACCTCAGAATTatgtctctgctttttgcagatgatgtagttctgttggcttcatcacaccatgaccttcagcatgcactggggtggtttgcagccAAGTGCTAAGCAGTCGGGTTGAGAGTCAGCACCTTCATATCAGAGGTTATGGTTCTCGGATTGCCCCCTCCAGGTTGGCagtgagttactgcctcaaacgagggagttcaagtatctcagagTCTTGTTAACGAGTGAGGGTAGTATGGTGCGTCAAATGGATCAGCAGTTTGGTGCAACTTCTGAGGTGGTGCAGGCGCTGTGCCAGATgttcgtggtgaagagggagctgagccggaaggcgaaACTTTCGATTTACTattccatctacgtcccaaccctcacctatggtcatgagctctgggtagtgaccaaaagaatgagatgtGGATACAAgtagccgaaatgagtttcctcagaaagGTGGCTGGGCTctgccttagagatagggtgaggagctcggacatccagagggagcttggagtagagccgctgcttcttcacatcaaaaggggtcagttgaggttgtTCGGGtgtctgatcaggatcctcctgggcgcctcctgttagaggtgttccaggttTGTCCCACTTGTAGGTGGCcccagggtagacccagaacacactggagggattgcATATCtaatctggcctgggaacaccttggggtccacCCGGGAGGAGCTGAAAAGCATTACTGTGGAGAGGGACAtgtggggtgctttgcttggggACCCGGTGCTGGATAAGCAGAttaagatggatggatggatggatggatggatatgtCCTATAGGCATGCCTTGCTTGTCTGTATTGGAAGCTTGCAggaaacatgcacacataaaaatgaaatgaaagcagagcacagacagacagaaggctaCGTCTGTGCTCTGCAGACAAATCTAACACAAATGAGTCCTTGAATTAAATCGACCATGTGGCCTAttcaaaaggagaaaaaatagGATTTCTTTATGTAGGCATGCTGTATGTAAAGTACATCATATATCAACCATTTCATGTCCTTGCTCTCTAATGTTACATAAATGGATGAATTCCTTTACCATTTTATCTTACGAGTGAAGGTTCTGTATTTCACTTAAAGGTGACAAGAAACTAAATACAAAACTCCCCAGCAAACCTTCCGTAATGCTCACAATCTCTAAcacccacatattttgaaagacacatggctagcatttcatttattttctcctccCCCCATCTCTACAGTTATGTGAAACGGCACTGTCCCATGGCTACCTTCCGGCAGTTTTCAACCGCCGCAGCCACAACGGCACCCCGCTCACCACCCTCAAGCTGCAGCAGTTCGGTGACCCTGCGGACCTGCGCGAGGCTGTGCGCTACATCCGCCATCGACAGCCTGCAGGAAGACTGTATGCAGTGAGCGAGAGCACCGGGTCGGGCCTTCTCCTCTCTTACCTGGGGGAGTGTGGATCATCCAGCTATGTGACGGCAGCCGTCTGCCTGTCGCCCGTGTTCCGCTGTCAGAGCTGGTTTGAGAACGGGCTGTACTGGCCCCTGCAGTGGGCGCTGGTACTCTACCAGAAGATATGTCTCAGCAGGTATGGAAACGTGCTGGCATAGGTTTGGTAGAGAGGGATGGGTGGGCAAAATGGCGATGATGCCTGAGAACAAAATATCAAGAAAGactcaaataaacacaactCTCTAGGCTTTCAAATGAAGACTCTTCATTAAAAActtcatttcaaacaaaaaccaaaaaaggCTGACATGTTGTAAATAAGTCAAGTTCTGCCAGAGAACAGATCAAGGCAAAAGCAAATATGGGTACGCCTGAGAAGTCAGCAACATTCCCTCCTTACACAAGGAAAATATGTGCATGCACACCTACAGCAAGTAGGGTAGGTCAAAGTTGAACCAGAAATATGTTTAGCTAACTTGATGGTTTGTGAagttgatctttttcttttcagtgacGTTGCTGCATTCCCAGGTGTCAGCAGTTAACTTGAGCACTTACCAATAAGAACAATGGCCAGAACTATGAAAATAACATTGCATGAAGCTAGAATTTTCCTTAAATGGCGACTGGTAATATTTGATGAGGCTATATTTTGAAAGGTCTACAGCAAATTTCTGGGTGAAGATCTGCAATATCCTTTTGCAGCATGGAGCAATTGTGAACATAATGAGTTTTGGTATACAGAGCAAGATCAGCAGCTCCTTCTTCCAGTTTACAGCAGGGAATAATTCACACAGCATCAAgaaattaaagggaaaaaagacaCAGCTTCATAAGGTTGCCGCATGAAGTACACTGCATTAAAATCTCAGACAGAATACACTCAGACAAGGAAGAAATATGAATTTTCAGCCAGCCAACAGGGAGATACAAAGGGATTGCAATGAAAACAGATGCAAGTACTCAGTAACCGTTTACTGGAAAGGCACGGACAATTAAGGAGACAATGAAGTTACTGTAGCAACAGATGGCCTGCTCAGTGTCAAGTCATTGATTCTGAGAGACATCGTGACCCAGGTAAGGTTTCTCAAATCAATGCCACTAAGGGAATATGAGACCCATGCTCTCCAAAATTGATTTACTGGTTTTCTCTtgtctgtttatttgtgttcgttttgtgtgtgtgtgtgtgtgtgtgtgtgtgtgtgtgtgtgtgtgtaggtacaAGACGGTGCTGGGTGAGACCATACAGACAGACACCCTGTTTTCTAGCTGTTCCTTGCGGGGCCTGGAAGAGGCGTTGTTTTGTCAGACTGGACATGTGGGCTCcacaccagcagcaccagcagggACCAGCATTAGCTGCAATACTTCAGGCACCTGGGATGCTTACTGGGAACGCAACGAACCCTTGAGAGATGTGGATGAAGTTGCTATTCCTGTCTTGAGCGTGTGTGCTCAGGATGACCCAGTCCGTGGTGACGCCCAATCCACGGTGCCCTTGGAACTCTTTGAGACAAACCCacattttttcctcctcctaACTGAACGTGGAAGTCACTGTGGTTTCTCCACCCAGTTCGAGGGCAGCGCCGGTGGTGCAGTTGGTGCAGTCGGTTCTGCAGCTGCACCAAACAGTGGGATGGAGAGCCGTCGGACCAACTGGAGCCACAGAGCTCTGCTGGAATTCTTCAGGGCGACCACAGACTTCTTCGCTGCAGAGGAGAGGGCAAAGCAGCTCGCTGCAAGGAGGAGGGGGCTGGGGGGAGGCGCGGGAGGGAGGGTTTTCCGCCACCGCAGTGTCAGTACATGTAAACGAGTGCCAGCGTGTTCCCATAATATCCACGCCATTTATAACTGGCAGAGGTCCTATACACGATGAGGAAGCTTAATGGAAGTTAATGGACTACACGGATGCTTTCTGATATTGTTTAGATTTGGGAAGCCGTTCTCCGTCTGTGCCACACTCAGTTTGGAAATGTTAAGATATCCACAACTAGCAGAGTGCAAGGACTGAGCTCATGGAGTACGCTTAAGTGTATGTTGTTCTCACATTCTTAACGTGAGCCAGAAAACACTCGGACAGAAAAGGGATCACGACAGGCCAAAAGCTTGCATGCAGTTGTTCTGCTTAACTGCTGATCAGTTGACACTAAACAAGGCGGgtggcttttttatttttctacagaCTGATGCAAATCTCTTCACTGCCAGCTGTTAAAACTAAAAGATTCTATCACACATACATTCGTTGATCCATCAATCCATCTGCCTCACGTTACACAGTTTACACAAGATATTTGTAATGTGGACACTTATTGTACTGACTTACTGTTCTCCTATTATCACTGAAAGGATATTTATTGGGGAGCAAAAATCTTGACAGTCTTGTGCATAAAgtagaaaggggaaaaaaatcctgcGATAATCTGAAATTACTCTGAACTACATGTCAAATGAGTTTAATGAACTCATCCAGGGTTACTGTACACATTAAAGAGAGTTTACTGTGTATATCACTTTCGTCTTCTGTATTGGGAAGTGTTCTGTGATGGAATTTTTGTGTAATTGAGGAAAATCTGTGTCATGATATTTTAACGAGCTGGGTGACtggaagcactttgtgagttttCCTATCTCGTCATTTAAACGCTGCGCTCCAAGGTTTCCCCTGGCCGCTCAGGATATGAAAGTGGTAAAGCTGTGAGGGTGGCTGGTTTCGCACCAAGGTGGAGCGTTCAAGACTTAGCAGCGTAATGTTGGGTGAATTTTTTCTCAGGTCCCTTGAAATTGTGTCATTTGGATTTATTCTTGTACAATAAAGCTAGTGTTGGTAACTTATATGAAAGTGACTGTattgtatttgctgaaactgtcactatattccaaaaaaaaccaaatacacgagacagtctgtgaaaaaaatcctcctcctccctctgcctctatTTGTAAAAATCTACCCCGGCAcatcaaaaacaaccaatcagagcttgGGAGTttctaaagccctgtttctaccaagcagtacggtacggtACAGTTAAGTTCGGTAtgctttttttccgtttccaatGTGAAAAACTCTGGATGGTACCAATTGAACCTTTTCCGTTCTTTTTccgtcccccctctgttggggtacctagcacacagatctaaaaggtggagctgtgaacactgcagcccattcattggtcaatagcagatgGTCACTCTGGCAAGTCTTACATATTAGTAAACTATagtaaaggatgttttgctggctctttaaaaacaactcaattCACCAGCAACATTTAAGGTAGAACATTTACCTGTAATATTATTCAATGCACGAGTCGACGACGTGAATTTCAATacgacaactttgaccattactttagtttttattgtctctcttggatgacacagacttttagtaatgagtggctcttcaaattttaaatatatatatattaatttgacCAGATTCTGTGGACTGCATATATTCTAGTCCTCacttgaaggaaaaaaaagcatcattaaGTGTCGTTCCTGTGAGCTCAGGCCAGCTGCACTTGCTTTAAAAGGACTAggtgcacaaacccgctatttctAAATAttccatggagagagactctcactcaAGTCTGTcgtattttgttctgaaaatgtcggtgtgCTACCTCGTTGTGTGGACAATAAACAAGGAGCAGATGCAGCAGTGAGtactggatggagcagtgagtgacaacaaccccgcccacatttaaaagtactgtttgtggtggaaacgctaaaTGGACCTAGGGTCTTGGTGCCATGtttgaagggttacttttggttccaatggtaccataccgaaagtgtctggtggaaacggggctcaAAGCTCAaacatgtcaatcactgctcaagAACTGTGGTCACTTTCAAACTatgcagcgctgatcaaatatgaatcaagattctgttgtTTCTGATGCTTTCAGAAACAAATTTTACTGTACAATTTAGCTATAAAACTAGAAAGCTTGTGACCCGGCTGCCAAGTTGGATACAGTCAACAGAAGTACCGAACACCACCCACTGGTCGGACCAACTTTCATATTTGAGATTCCCCAGCTCTGGTTGTTGTTTTCGTTTACCTTTCATGAGGGTGCTAGAAGCACGACAAGGCAATAGAGTAAACAGAGGAGTATGATTTCATTTAATGCTGAGTGAATATAGTGACAGGTTACTTTTTGTTATGGAAAataaagttaccaactacagcttttaaataataaattatattcATTAAAATGATatacagtaaaaactaaacttcaAGGGGCAGCTCAACAGTTTGATAAGCAGGAAAAAGTCGAGGTTGAAGGTAGTAGAAAGCatcagacacaaaactacagaGCAGCactgttgatttgatttgatttttgctctctgttttaaaaacatgtgaTATGCCAAttaaatttgttgttttatgtgatGGAATCTgaaaactataataaaatgaaccAAGATGACACAGTTGGGATATATACGCTTCCTATCAGCAGTGTGTCCTAAAATATAGCATTTATCTTTCCACTAAAGGGGAGTAAACTCCTCATTAACCAGCATGCTGCATCATAAATCTTGTTCTCAGTTGAGtcattatttttgcttttaatcATCTTCATCTTTAAAGCACCTCACAGTAAAGTTGGGACCTGCAATCATGTCAAACCCCTGCTGAGTAAATGTTCACAGACACTCCCTTTTatagcactgtgtgtgtgtgtgtgtgtgtgtgtgtgtgtgtctgtgtgtgtctgtgtgtgtctgtgtgtctgtgtgacattCACCGCGGTGTTTGTTCGCCCACTGAGCCTTATCCACTCAGACAGCTGGAACACAGCagtgtacacacagacacacacgaaATGTGTGCCGGCGGCAGACACATTGTCAACACGCATCCTtgccatctcacacacacacacgcacacacacaaacagagagacatgcagaaatacccacacacatgcacacaaacacagagacatgtATACGAGCTGTCACATACATGCAGCATATTCTTATACAGGCTCATTATCTACAGCAAGATTCACAGTCtcatgcaaaacaaaaactgcctgtgacacacacgcacacacacacagtgactgttCCATGTAAATGACACCATCATTAATACAGACAGTGCTGCTGTAAAACTAACCTGAAGTGAAAACAGAATCTGGCTCATTATTAACTCAACTGAGAcactaaatattaaaaatatgatTTTCCAAAAGTTCTATTATTTCTTATTAGCTATTTAGACTTTGttggaaatataaaatatgtcctGGGACCTTTAAAGCCATGATAACGACACTATTTGTAACTGTTAACCATCAAGCAtaggctgtaaaaaaaaaaaaaaaaaaaaaaaacgtagctactgtgatgtcatccactggtttgtggactcccattttaaagCCTCCAGTCCATTATTTT is drawn from Epinephelus fuscoguttatus linkage group LG5, E.fuscoguttatus.final_Chr_v1 and contains these coding sequences:
- the abhd15a gene encoding protein ABHD15 yields the protein MLEWLVALCIVILVVLIWPGSKYFGTESQWDALLQGLGISHPATTDKTGRCASEREGSDGAQTACAGGRTDGKARTVALICKPSALANYLLKHCRTFSNYSPCVGWTWRASALLQSVYEACWPYDSPVQFVRDNLQLSDDGLVALDWAVPSYQKRRRTSSHSTSPVLLIIPNSFGKITRNVLKLCETALSHGYLPAVFNRRSHNGTPLTTLKLQQFGDPADLREAVRYIRHRQPAGRLYAVSESTGSGLLLSYLGECGSSSYVTAAVCLSPVFRCQSWFENGLYWPLQWALVLYQKICLSRYKTVLGETIQTDTLFSSCSLRGLEEALFCQTGHVGSTPAAPAGTSISCNTSGTWDAYWERNEPLRDVDEVAIPVLSVCAQDDPVRGDAQSTVPLELFETNPHFFLLLTERGSHCGFSTQFEGSAGGAVGAVGSAAAPNSGMESRRTNWSHRALLEFFRATTDFFAAEERAKQLAARRRGLGGGAGGRVFRHRSVSTCKRVPACSHNIHAIYNWQRSYTR